Below is a window of Carassius auratus strain Wakin chromosome 50, ASM336829v1, whole genome shotgun sequence DNA.
TGCATGTGTATTAAATCTAAAAACTGCGGTCGAAAATCCTTTAGAAATTCACTATGTTGCAGTTGAAGTGACAGACATAAATGACAACCATCCtagttttacagaacatcaacaACATTTCGAGATTGCAGAACACACCCCTATAGGAACGAGCTTCCAGTTGCACGCAGCACGAGACCAGGATGCCTCACCTTATTCGGTTCGTTTGTATAAATTGAGTCAGGATGAAAATTTCGAGATTGACATCAGAAACAGCGATGAGGAAAAAATCCCCTTTTTAGTGTTGAAAAAACCACTCGATCGCGAACGTAAAGCAGAACACTTGCTAATTTTGAAAGCCCTCGATGGTGGAAACCCTCCAAATTCAGGTACCCTTAACATTACCGTTACAGTATTGGACAGTAATGATAATCGTCCCGTGTTCAGTCAAAACACATACTATGTCAGTTTACAGGAAAATTCCCCAACTGGAACGACTTTGATTACAATAAAGGCATCTGATAGCGACGAGGGCACAAACGGTGAAATTGAGTATTCGCTTGGTAAAACTTTAAAGCGCAAAGTTTATGACATATTTCAGTTGGATCACATTACAGGCGAAATTAAGGTTAAAGGTGAGATAGACTTTGAGGACACAGATGTATATAAACTGGATGTTCAGGCTTCAGATAAAGGTCAGCCTCCTTTGTCTGCCCAAGGTctagttattataaaaatacaagaTATAAACGATAATCAGCCTGAAATTGAGCTGACTTCATTATCTAATGTTGTTGCTGAAGACTCTAAACCTGGAACAGTTATTGCGTTGATTAGTGTCTCAGATAAAGACTCTGGTGTAAATGGTAAAGTTATATGTAGTCTCTCAGAGAATGCTACTTTCGAGTTGAAAGCATCTTTTCAAGATAATATGTATTCGCTGGTGACAAAAGGACATTTGGATCGTGAACTTGTGCCCCATTATGACATTACAATTAGAGCAGCTGATCTAGGTCAGCTGCCCTTATCATCCATCAAAACTTTAAGCATTCAAGTAGCAGATGTGAATGACAACCCGCCTGAATTTTCGAATAGTATCCTTGAGCTTTACATATATGAAAATAATGCTCCTGGAGCCTCAATATTCTCTGTGAGAGCATTTGATAAAGatgtaaatgaaaatgcattgatATCATATCAGATAAATAGAAGTGGAGGGACACAGAATGACATAAGGCCATTCTTGAACATAAATTCAGAAACAGGAGTTATTCATTCGCTTAAAAGTTTTGATTTCGAAGCAGTTAAAACATTTCAGTTCCACGTTGTTGCTTCAGACTCTGGAACTCCGTCTCTGGGCAGTAACGTGACAGTGAACGTGTTTATTCTGGATCAGAACGACAATGTTCCAGTGATCTTGTATCCAGTCAGCGCTAACGGTTCTGCTGAGGGTGTGGAAGAGATTCACCGTAATGTGAACGCAGGTCATTTGGTGACTAAAGTCAGAGCCTATGATGCAGATATAGGATACAACGGCTGGTTATTATTTTCACTGCAGGAAGTTAGTGACCACAGTCTCTTTAGTTTGGATCGCTATACAGGACAGATAAGGACCCTTCGCTCATTCACAGAAACAGACGAGGCCCAGCATAAACTGATCATTCTGGTCAAAGACAATGGGAACGTTTCACTCTCAGCAACAGCGACTGTGATTGTCAAAGTTGTGGAGCCCAAAGAGGCTTTTGCAGTTtctgattttaaaaacaaagttaAAGACGAGGAGGAAAACaatgtgacattttatttgatcatcaCTTTGGGCTCGGTTTCAGTTCTTTTTGTCATCAGCATCATCGTGTTGACTGTAATGCAGTGCTCTAAATCGACAGACTATTCATCCAAGTATTTACAGGACACAAATTACGACGGGACTCTGTGTCACAGCATCCAGTACAGATCTGGAGACAAACGGTACATGTTAGTTGGACCCAGAATGAGTATCGGCTCTACTTTAGTCCCTGGCAGTAATGGAAATACTCTAGTCATACCAGATCACAGGAGGAGAGATTCTGGAGAGGTAAGCAAATTATTTATGCATCTGTGTATTCATTGTAGGGAACAATCAATGCAGAAGTCACCTGCTCTCTGTGGTACTGAACCTGTTCAGGCTGTTTTTCCAGTGGAACACTATTAGTGTCTGTCTATCTTAGATTCAGACTTTATTAATTGTTTAAGCTTAGGATTTACATTACAAAAGCACATGGATATTAATAAACATATAGCCAATTTatgagtaaatgaaaaaaaagaaagtactaATAAAATAAGTAGGAATAGAGAATTTTGTTATTCTGTTtccttttatgaattttgcacAATCGTTGTACTGTTGTTCTTTGTCATAACAGGCCTTTCATAACTTGCAGCTAGGTTTGAGCATCTCTGATGGGATCTTTTCTTGGGTCTGATGAAATTTATTGTGGTGGGCTGTGAagtaatgaaattttttttactaatatgtATAATTTAGTCATGTTAATAAAGTGCAATTATGTTTCCATTTCATTTAGTGTGCAGTGCAGTCTTTCATTTGCCAGTTCTGTCTGTGCCTGTTCATCTATATGGCGAGATTGTATTCACTTGGTCTGTATATGCTTGGGACTTGTTTTAGTCTAGGATTGGTCCTGTAGTCAGGTACTCCGATAATTTTATATTCTCTGTTTAGGGACAGAAAAATTTTCAGTTTACTTTAAGCTGCTTCTGTCCAATGTGGATTGAAATAAATACAGGTAtatgcatgttattattattattatttatttatttattttaattttgttggtttggtcATGTTTTTCATTGTGAAGTCAACTGTAAAACAAAAGGACCTTACTCTGGGATCAGCTGTTTGTATCTCTGGGCTTTGTGATGGAGGTTCTGTACATCATTACTGTCTGGGGGGATTGTGATTTCTaggcttttttaattattagttaGTATCCTACTTTTTCAGGTCTGCCGCCATTATTTAGAGATTTGAATTGCAATACAATTTCATTTTGGCTGAATTTGATGCCTGCAGTGTTTGTCCTATTTAGCAAACTGTTGGATTATGAATGGACCCCAAATCACACGTCAACAGAGTGTAATGATTCTTGTAATGGGTTGAAATATTTTTAGCCAGAATCTGTTTGAcatataaattaagattatttttaataataaaaatctttgtttacaGCCTTGCATAAGTTTGTTGCTGATGTTTATTCAAACGTATGTATGCATATTTATGATCTTGTTCCAAGCATTATATTTTTTGAttccctctctctttcactttaattcaagcactcacccactcacttgttttaataaaaacattcataagTTCTGTCTTATGGGAGAATGTTGAGTATTTAAACATAGCTTAATCACAATTTGTGTTGATGGTTTTTAAGTCCACTGATAAAACTACATGCAtttgacagaaataaaatatttttggacGTTGCAATGCAACTAACGCTTTAGGTCGCGAGATGTCAGTGTAAACCTAGAGAAAGACTCGTGACGTCAAATGGCTGCTCATGGGTTTTTGTTCCGCCTTCTCAGTTTATTCGTGTGTTTTCTCATTTTCAGCACCGGTTCTGTAAGATTTGTCAGGATTGAGTACAGCGTCTTTCTATTGTCTGGATTGTTTTCAGCATAACGTGAGCAACGATGGAGCTATACAACAAATATTTATAGATTGATCTTGAAATTGCGTTGGAAGGGATTTTTGTAAAATAGGAAAAATGGAACAAAGAATATGCTCTCATCAGCTGGAGCTGAATGCAAAACTCGCTTTCATTGCTGTATCGCTGTTGTTTGGGAGAGCAGTTTGGGGACAAACACGGTACACGATCTTGGAGGAGCAGAAGGACGGAGCTGCTGTGGGAAATATCGCGAAGGATTTAGGTATTGATCCCAGAACACTAAAGGAGAGGGGATTTCGCATCGTTTCGACCTCAGGCGAGTCAATGTTCAGTTTAAATCAGAATGATGGCGTCTTGTATGTGAACGGTAAAACAGATAGAGAGGAGGTGTGTGAGAGAAGCACCCCGTGTTTAATCAATCTGAAAATCGCTTTAGAAAGCCCATTAGAAATCCACTATGTCATTGTAGAGATATTAGATGTAAACGATCACAGTCCACAGTTTCCCGAGAATGAAAAGCGTCTGGAAATTTGGGAATCTGCTTTGCCAGGCGCGCGATATCCGCTACAGGCAGCGCGAGATCCAGACAGTGGAAGCAATTCGGTTCAGACCTACAAACTCAGTCACAACGACCACTTCCGACTTGAAATTAAAGATCGAGAAGATGGTAAAATTCCTATTCTGATTTTACACAAGCCACTTGACAGAGAAGAAACGAAAAACATAAAATTAGTATTAACTGTTTTTGATGGGGGGAGACCTCCTAAGTCTGGctcaataaaaatattgattgatGTGCTTGATATAAACGATAATGCGCCTGTTTTTACGAAAGAGGCTTACACTGTTGTATTGAATGAAAACGCACCTGTGGGCACAACAATTGTACAGGTTAATGCCACTGATTTGGACGAGGGTCAAAATGGAGAGGTAGTTTACGCTTTAGGAAATAATGTTAATCATAACTTGCGTGAACTTTTTCAACTTAATCCAGTCACAGGAGAAATCATTGTGAAAGGTGTTTTAGATTTTGAGGTCAAAGATATATATGAAATTGACATTCAGGCATCTGACAAAGGAACTGTTCCTCTTGCGACGGATAAAAGTGTAATCATAAAAGTCGTCGATGTAAATGATAATGCACCGGAAATAGAGGTCACATCATTTTCAAGCTCCATTCCAGAGGATTCCAGACCTGGTACTACAGTGGCTTTGATCAGCGTCACCGATTTAGACTCTGGGCTCAATGGAAAAATCTCTTGTTCAATATCTGATGATATACCTTTTAAACTAATGCCGTCATCACACGATAATATTTATTCTTTAGTTACCTCTGGATTACTTGACAGAGAATCGACATTTCAATATGACATAACATTAGTTGCAAAAGATGCGGGACAACCATCGCTGTCTACTATTAAAACTATAACAACTCTGATATCAGATGTAAATGACAATATTCCAGAATTCTCATTTTCCCCATATGCGTTTTATGTGATGGAAAATAATGTTCCaggcaaatttttattttctgtgtctgCTACTGACAAAGACTCTAATGAAAATGCTATAGTTAGCTATCAAATATGGAGAGAAAGTAACGAGGAAAATAAATATACGTCTTTCATTAATGTTAATTCTGAGAATGGGGAGATTTATGCCCTTAAGAGCTTTGATTTTGAAACTGTTAAAACCTTCAAGTTCCACGTTATTGCTACTGACTCTGGATCTCCGTCTCTGAGCAGTAATGTGACAGTGAACGTGTTTATTCTGGATCAGAACGACAATGTTCCAGTGATCTTGTATCCAGTCAGCGCTAACGGTTCTGCTGAGGGTGTGGAAGAGATTCCCCGTAATGTGAACGCAGGTCATTTGGTGACTAAAGTCAGAGCCTATGACGCAGATATAGGATACAACGGCTGGTTATTATTTTCACTGCAGGAAGTTAGTGACCACAGTCTCTTTAGTTTGGACCGCTATACAGGACAGATAAGGACCCTTCGCTCATTCACAGAAACAGACGAGGCCCAGCATAAACTGATCATTCTGGTCAAAGACAATGGGAACGTTTCACTCTCAGCAACAGCGACTGTGATTGTCAAAGTTGTGGAGCCCAAAGAGGCTTTTGCGGCTTCTGATGTGAAAAACGTAGTAAAAGACGAGGAGGAAAACAACgcaacattttatttgatcatcaCTTTGGGCTCGGTTTCAGTGCTTTTTGTCATCAGCATCATCGTATTGGTTGTAATGCAGTGCTCTAAATCGACAGACTATTCGTCCAAGTATTTACAGGAACCAAATTACGACGGGACTCTGTGTCACAGCATCCAGTACAGATCTGGAGACAAACGGTACATGTTAGTTGGACCCAGAATGAGTATCGGCTCTACTTTAGTCCCGGGCAGTAATGGAAATACTCTAGTGATACCAGATCGAAGGAGGAGAGATTCTGGAGAGGTAAGAAAATGGCTTATGCATCTTTCTTTTAGGAAACAATTTTAACGTAGAAACTGGCTGCTGTCCGTGGTACTGAACTTGTTCAGGCtgtatttaaaagaaacattCTTAGTGTCAACCTTTTTCTCAGGTCCAGATTTATTAGATTTAGGATTCACATTACGAAAGCAcatcaatattaaataaagaaacataCAGCCAATGAAGAAAGATGCTTAATATATATGTGAGATTGGGGCCTGCTGATACAGTGCAATTCTGTTTCCACTTCATTGTTAGTGTGCAGTGCAGTCTTTAGTTTGTCAGGTCTGTCCGTGCCTGTCCATCTCTATGGCGATGTTGTACTCACTTTTTCTGTAAATGGTCAGGACTTGATTGAGTTTAGGTTTAATCCTGTGGTCAAGTATTCCAGCATTTTTATATTCTCTGTTTAGTGACGGAAATACTTTTCAGTTGCTTTAAGCTGATGCTTCTATCCAatgttgctgttttctttttttctccccttttttcttttcttttttcatctggTTTTCTCCTGTGGTTCAGCTGGACATGTTTTTCATTGTAAAGTCAATTGCAAAACAAAATGACTTCTCTATTGAATCAACTATCGGTAGTTCTGGCCTTTGTGATGGAGGCTCTGTGTTTGGGTGGACTGTAGTTtcaatgcttttttatttatttgttttttggtaTCCTCCAAATTCAGCTGGACATGATTTAATTAGAGTTTTGCATTGTAAcagaagggtttttttttttttctttttgctgaatTTGATGCCCGCACCCTCTGAGTGTTGTCCTATTTAGTTAAATGTTGGTTTGTGAACGGTCCACAAATAGTACGtccagacatgtttttttttttttttttgtattaatatttaatataatttaaaacaatgtaaaagctTGTCTTTTAAAAGTCTTAAATCACAATGtgtgtggattttttttaagtCCACTGATAAAACTACATGCATTTGACAGCCGGAAAATATTTTTGGACGTTGCAATGCAACTAACGCTTTAGGTCGCGAGATGTCAGTGTAAACCTAGAGAAAGACTCGTGACGTCAAATGGCTGCTCATGGGTTTTTGTTCCGCCTTCTCAGTTTATTCGTGTGTTTTCTCATTTTCAGCACCGGTTCTGTAAGATTTGTCAGGATTGAGAACAGCGTCTTTCTATTGTCTGAATTGTTTTCAGCATAACGTGAGCAACGATGGAGCTATACAACAAATATTTATAGATTGATCTTGAAATTGCGTTGGAAGGGATTTCTGTAAAATAGGAAAAATGGAACAAAGAAGATGCTCTCATCAGCTGGAGCTGAATGCAAAACTCGCTTTCATTGCTGTATCGCTGTTGTTTGGGAGAGCAGTTTGGGGACAAACACGGTACACGATCTTGGAGGAGCAGAAGGACGGAGCTGCTGTGGGAAATATCGCCAAGGATTTAGGTATTGATCCCAGAACACTAAAGGAGAGGGGATTTCGCATCGTTTCGACCTCAGGCGAGTCAATGTTCAGTTTAAATCAGAATGATGGCGTCTTGTATGTGAACGGTAAAATAGATAGAGAGGAGGTGTGTGAGAGAAGCACCCCGTGTTTAATCAATCTGAAAATCGCTTTAGAAAGCCCATTAGAAATCCACTATGTCATTGTAGAGATATTAGATGTAAACGATCACAGTCCACAGTTTCCCGAGAATGAAAAGCGGCTGGAAATTGGGGAATCTGCTCTGCCAGGCGCGCGATATCCGCTACAGGCAGCGCGAGATCCAGACAGTGGAAGCAATTCGGTTCAGACCTACAAACTCAGTCACAACGACCACTTCCGACTTGAAATTAAAGATCGAGAAGAAGATGGTAAAATTCCTATTCTGATTTTACACAAGCCACTTGACAGAGAAGAAACGAAAAACATAAAATTAGTATTAACTGTTTTTGATGGGGGGAGACCTCCTAAGTCTGGCTCAATAGAAATATTTGTTGATGTACAGGATATAAACGATAATGTACCTGTTTTTACGAAAGAAGCTTACACGGTTACATTAAATGAAAACGCACCTGTGGGCACAACAATTGTACAGGTTAATGCCACTGATTTGGACGAGGGTCAAAATGGAGAGGTCGTTTATGCATTGGGaaataatgtcaataataatTTACGcagattttttaaagtaaattcaatCACTGGGGAAATAATTTTGACCGATCGTTTGGATTTTGAGATGAAGGATAAATACGAGATTGACATACAAGCATCTGACAAAGGAATTGTTCCTCATGCGACGGATAAAAGTGTAATCATAAAAGTCGTCGATGTAAATGATAATGCACCGGAAATAGAGGTCACATCATTTTCAAGCTCCATTCCAGAGGATTCCAGACCTGGTACTACAGTGGCTTTGATCAGCGTCACCGATTTAGACTCTGGGCTCAATGGAAAAATCTCTTGTTCAATATCTGATGATATACCTTTTAAACTAATGCCGTCATCACACGATAATATTTATTCTTTAGTTACCTCTGGATTACTTGACAGAGAATCGACATTTCAATATGACATAACATTAGTTGCAAAAGATGCGGGACAACCATCGCTGTCTACTATTAAAACTATAACAACTCTGATATCAGATGTAAATGACAATATTCCAGAATTCTCATTTTCCCCATATGCGTTTTATGTGATGGAAAATAATGTTCCAGGCAAATCTTTATTTTCTGTGTCTGCTACTGACAAAGACTCTAATGAAAATGCTATAGTTAGCTATCAAATATGGAGAGAAAGTAGCGAGGAAAATAAATATACgtctttcattaatattaattctgAGAATGGGGAGATTTATGCGCTTAAGAGTTTTGATTTTGAAACTGTTAAAACCTTCCAGTTCCATGTTATCGCTACAGACTCTGGATCTCCGTCTCTGAGCAGTAACGTGACAGTGAATGTGTTTATTCTGGATCAGAACGACAATGTTCCAGTGATCTTGTATCCAGTCAGCGCTAACGGTTCTGCTGAGGGTGTGGAAGAGATTCCCCGTAATGTGAACGCAGGTCATTTGGTGACTAAAGTCAGAGCCTATGACGCAGATATAGGATACAACGGCTGGTTATTATTTTCACTGCTGGAAGTTAGTGACCACAGTCTCTTTAGTTTGGACCGCTATACAGGACAGATAAGGACCCTTCGCTCATTCACAGAAACAGACGAGGTCCAGCATAAACTGATCATTCTGGTCAAAGACAATGGGAACGTTTCACTCTCAGCAACAGCGACTGTGATTGTCAAAGTTGTGGAGCCCAAAGAGGCTTTTGCAGTTTCTGATGTGAAGACCGCAGTAAAAGACGAGGAGGAAAACAACgtgacattttatttgatcatcaCTTTGGGCTCGGTTTCAGTGCTTTTTGTCATCAGCATCATCGTATTGGTTGTAATGCAATGCTCTAAATCGACAGACTATTCGTCCAAGTATTTACAGGAACCAAATTACGACGGGACTCTGTGTCACAGCATCCAGTACAGATCTGGAGACAAACGGTACATGTTAGTTGGACCCAGAATGAGTATCGGCTCTACTTTAGTCCCTGGCAGTAATGGAAATACTCTAGTGATACCAGATCGAAGGAGGAGAGATTCTGGAGAGGTAAGAAAAGGTCAAGAGGGGTATTGCCAGCTTTGTACTTTTATTgcaaacacacgcacgcacacacacacacacacacacacacacacacacacacacacacacacacacacacacacatatatatatatatatatatatatatatatatatatatatatatatatatatatatatatatatatataatatttttctttttataactaCACATGCATGTGAATTCTGTCTTAGATTGTTTGTTTTGCTGTGTCCTAATGGCTGAACCGCTGAACAAGCTAGTCGCTGTCCTTGGTGCTGAATATATGATGCAGCTTTCTTTCCTACaaaattctctcttttttctaTTTCTGTGTGTATTTAAGATCTATCAGACGAGCTTTTAAAACGTAAAAATTATTAGTTAATTTCATTATGAATTCGCTATTGAATTAATAGCAATGCAAGGAAAGAGCGCGAGGTGTCAGTGTGAACGTATAGTGAGGCACCCAAGTGAGATTCAGAACGTCAGAGTACCTCCCTGTTTTTTTCGTCGACATTTAGATTTGTATATGTTCTCTATTTCATCTGCGGCGTGGCTTGCTCGGTGCCTTTGTCCTTTGTTTTTCTTAGTAAAATCTTTCGAGGATTAGGGAATCTGTCATGCGATTTTTGCAATGATATTTGGATAATTGATGTGAAACTGCTGTGGAACCGATACGTTGCAAAAATGGGACAAAGACATGATCAGTGCCTTGGGCGGCAGGTGAAAATCATCATGGTTGTATCGCTTATTTTTGGCAGAGCGGTTTTGGCGCAAATACGCTACTCGATTTCTGAAGAGCAAAATGACGGAGCTGCTGTGGGAAATGTTGCAAAGGATTTGGGTATTGATCACAGAACACTAAAGGAGAGGGGATTTCGTATCGTCTCGACTTCAGGCGAGTCAATGTTCAGTCTAAATCAGAATGACGGTGTCTTGTATGTGAACGGTAAATTAGATAGAGAGGAGGTGTGCGAAAGAAGCACCCCGTGtttaataaatctaaaaatcGCATTAGAAAATCCTCTCGAGATTCATTACGTCACTGTTGATGTAATAGACGTGAATGACCACGGTCCGAGATTCCCAGAGCAggaaaaacatttagaaataagTGAAACGGTGCTTCCTGGTGCGCGATTCCAGCTTCAAGCAGCTCGGGATCCAGACAGTGGCAGTAATTCAGTTCAGATTTATAAACTGAGCCACACCGATTATTTTCGTATTGAAATTATAGATCGTGATGAAGACGGTAAAGCTCCCGTGTTGATCTTACAAAAGCCGCTCGACcgagagattacaaaaagtatgAAACTGCAGTTGACTGCTTTAGATGGAGGCAGACCCCCAAAGTCTGGAACTATGGATATTGTGATAGATGTGCTAGATATAAACGACAATGCTCCTGTGTTCACTAAAGATGCTTACACTGTTATGCTGAATGAAAACGCACCTGTAGGCACAGTAGTTTTAAGGGTGAATGCAACTGATTTGGACGAAGGTCAGAACGGGGAAGTAGTTTATTCATTAGGGCACAATGTTAATTACAAGTTGCGTAAACTTTTTGGTGTCAATCCAATCACTGGAGAAATTATTGTGACAGGTCTTTTGGATTTTGAGATAAAAGATAAATATCAGATTGACATTCAAGCATCAGACAAAGGAATTGTTCCTCTAACAACAGATAAAATTATAACTATAAAAATTTCTGATATAAATGATAATCCCCCTCAGATAGAAGTGACATCATTCTCAAGTGCCATTCCTGAAGACTCTAAACCTGGCACAACGGTGGCTTTAATAAGTGTCTCTGATTTAGATTCTGGAATAAATGGGAGAGTCACCTGTTCAATACCCGAGGATATGCCTTTCAAACTAATGCCGTCATCACAAGAAAATACATACTCATTAGTGACAACTTCATCTCTTGACAGAGAGACAACTTCTCGCTATGACATCACATTAGAAGCCAAAGATGCTGGTCAGCCACCACTGTCTTCTGTTAAATCTATAACTGTCCAGGTATCAGATGTTAATGACAATAGTCCACAGTTCTCTTTTTCCCCTTATGCATTTTATGTGATCGAGAATAATGCTCCAGGCAAATCTTTATTTTCTGTGTCTGCCTCTGACAAAGACACAAGTGAAAATGGCGTAGTCAGTTATCAAATATGGAGAGATGGTGTAgaaaacaaatatacatcttTCATTAATATTAACCCTGAAAATGGAGACATTTATGCACTTAAGAGCTTTGATTTTGAAACTGTTAAAACTTTCCAGTTCCAAATTGTTGCAACAGACTCTGGAACTCCGTCTCTGAGCAGTAATGTGACAGTGAACGTGTTTATTCTGGATCAGAACGACAATGTTCCAGTGATCTTGTATCCAGTCAGCGCTAACGGTTCTGCTGAGGGTGTGGAAGAGATTCCCCGTAATGTGAACGCAGGTCATTTGGTGACTAAAGTCAGAGCCTATGACGCAGATATAGGATACAACGGCTGGTTATTATTTTCACTGCTGGAAGTTAGTGACCACAGTCTCTTTAGTTTGGACCGCTATACAGGACAGATAAGGACCCTTCGCTCATTCACAGAAACAGACGAGGCCCAGCATAAACTGATCATTCTGGTCAAAGACAATGGGAACGTTTCACTCTCAGCAACAGCGACTGTGATTGTCAAAGTTGTGGAGCCCAAAGAGGCTTTTGCAGCTTCTGatgttaaaaatgcagtaaaagacGAGGAGGAAAACAACgtgacattttatttgatcatcaCTTTGGGCTCGGTTTCAGTGCTTTTTGTCATCAGCATCATCGTGTTGATTGTAATGCAGTGCTCTAAATCGACAGACTATTCATCCAAGTATTTACAGGAACCAAATTATGACGGAACATTGTGTCACAGCATCCAGTACAGATCTGGAGACAAACGGTACATGTTAGTTGGACCCAGAATGAGTATCGGCTCTACTATAGCACCAGGCAGTAATAGGAACACTCTGGTGATACCAGATCGCAGGAGGAGAGATTCTGGAGAGGTAAGAAATGTTAAggtttgatatatattttaatttgtttaagtaTTTTTATGACCATTACTTTTTAGATATAGATTGTGGTGAAAGAGTTGCATCAAATACATAGACATGCATTACTGGAGCTGGACAGTGGATTTATGGATCTCAACATATACATTGAATGGTATTGGAAAAGTTTATATTGAAATGTTACTAAGTGAAGGACATACTTGCTAACGTTAAATGTTAGAAGAGTttcttttgtttgcattttgtggTTACtattgtggtgaagagtagatcTCCTTCTTAGATTGTGGGAGTTACATGAAAACCATTGTGTTGCTTTACTAAACATGCAGTAGCTAGTTGTGCAAATGCCAGTGTAGTATGTCTTTTCTTGCATActcttgtaatgcattacatttgctaaaattatatttagcatgTGAGAATAATGACCAATGCTTTTTGGGTAACAATTCGCAATAAGGTTAATTAGTTAACAGTAATTAACTGTatcagttaacatgaactaagcatgaacaatacttctacatcATTTATtgatcttagttcatgttaatttcaatatttacaactacattattcaaatcaaaagttgtatttattaacattagtttatgcactgtgaactaacatgaaatatcaatgaataactgtattgtCATTAACAGTAGCAacgattaataaatactgttacaAATGTATTGAACATTGTTAGTTGATGTTCCTttatacattaactaatgttaacaaatgacaccTTATTTTAAGATTAATGAGATATTTTGAGGTGAATtttgatctatctatctgtctgtctgtatgtctgtctcattttatgtatacatttttatatgtggTCGTCTTTTTTCCC
It encodes the following:
- the LOC113067284 gene encoding protocadherin alpha-7-like isoform X5 gives rise to the protein MEQRRCSHQLELNAKLAFIAVSLLFGRAVWGQTRYTILEEQKDGAAVGNIAKDLGIDPRTLKERGFRIVSTSGESMFSLNQNDGVLYVNGKIDREEVCERSTPCLINLKIALESPLEIHYVIVEILDVNDHSPQFPENEKRLEIGESALPGARYPLQAARDPDSGSNSVQTYKLSHNDHFRLEIKDREEDGKIPILILHKPLDREETKNIKLVLTVFDGGRPPKSGSIEIFVDVQDINDNVPVFTKEAYTVTLNENAPVGTTIVQVNATDLDEGQNGEVVYALGNNVNNNLRRFFKVNSITGEIILTDRLDFEMKDKYEIDIQASDKGIVPHATDKSVIIKVVDVNDNAPEIEVTSFSSSIPEDSRPGTTVALISVTDLDSGLNGKISCSISDDIPFKLMPSSHDNIYSLVTSGLLDRESTFQYDITLVAKDAGQPSLSTIKTITTLISDVNDNIPEFSFSPYAFYVMENNVPGKSLFSVSATDKDSNENAIVSYQIWRESSEENKYTSFININSENGEIYALKSFDFETVKTFQFHVIATDSGSPSLSSNVTVNVFILDQNDNVPVILYPVSANGSAEGVEEIPRNVNAGHLVTKVRAYDADIGYNGWLLFSLLEVSDHSLFSLDRYTGQIRTLRSFTETDEVQHKLIILVKDNGNVSLSATATVIVKVVEPKEAFAVSDVKTAVKDEEENNVTFYLIITLGSVSVLFVISIIVLVVMQCSKSTDYSSKYLQEPNYDGTLCHSIQYRSGDKRYMLVGPRMSIGSTLVPGSNGNTLVIPDRRRRDSGESTLKPKGPGADWRYSASLRAGMQSSVHMEESSVMQGAQGVLVQNWPTASSAPDNEGGEVSPPVGAGVDSNSWHFRYGPGPGGPPHLKPGEVPPEAFIIPGSPAIISIRQGDGDDKSDFISFGKKEEAKKKKKKKKEKKDKREKGKDDDDDD
- the LOC113067284 gene encoding protocadherin alpha-4-like isoform X13; translation: MEQRRCSHQLELNAKLAFIAVSLLFGRAVWGQTRYTILEEQKDGAAVGNIAKDLGIDPRTLKERGFRIVSTSGESMFSLNQNDGVLYVNGKIDREEVCERSTPCLINLKIALESPLEIHYVIVEILDVNDHSPQFPENEKRLEIGESALPGARYPLQAARDPDSGSNSVQTYKLSHNDHFRLEIKDREEDGKIPILILHKPLDREETKNIKLVLTVFDGGRPPKSGSIEIFVDVQDINDNVPVFTKEAYTVTLNENAPVGTTIVQVNATDLDEGQNGEVVYALGNNVNNNLRRFFKVNSITGEIILTDRLDFEMKDKYEIDIQASDKGIVPHATDKSVIIKVVDVNDNAPEIEVTSFSSSIPEDSRPGTTVALISVTDLDSGLNGKISCSISDDIPFKLMPSSHDNIYSLVTSGLLDRESTFQYDITLVAKDAGQPSLSTIKTITTLISDVNDNIPEFSFSPYAFYVMENNVPGKSLFSVSATDKDSNENAIVSYQIWRESSEENKYTSFININSENGEIYALKSFDFETVKTFQFHVIATDSGSPSLSSNVTVNVFILDQNDNVPVILYPVSANGSAEGVEEIPRNVNAGHLVTKVRAYDADIGYNGWLLFSLLEVSDHSLFSLDRYTGQIRTLRSFTETDEVQHKLIILVKDNGNVSLSATATVIVKVVEPKEAFAVSDVKTAVKDEEENNVTFYLIITLGSVSVLFVISIIVLVVMQCSKSTDYSSKYLQEPNYDGTLCHSIQYRSGDKRYMLVGPRMSIGSTLVPGSNGNTLVIPDRRRRDSGEPKGPGADWRYSASLRAGMQSSVHMEESSVMQGAQGVLVQNWPTASSAPDNEGGEVSPPVGAGVDSNSWHFRYGPGPGGPPHLKPGEVPPEAFIIPGSPAIISIRQGDGDDKSDFISFGKKEEAKKKKKKKKEKKDKREKGKDDDDDD